A genomic segment from Brienomyrus brachyistius isolate T26 chromosome 9, BBRACH_0.4, whole genome shotgun sequence encodes:
- the LOC125748552 gene encoding uncharacterized protein LOC125748552, with protein sequence MDRISRRSQGVEGVRFGDLRIRSLLFADDVVLLASSSRDLQLSLEQFAAECEAAGMRISTSKSETMVLSRKRVECSLRVGDGVLPQVEEFKYLGILFTSGGTMEREIDRRIGAASAVMRALHRSVMVKRELSQKAKLSIYQSIYVPTLTYGHELWVVTERTRSRVQAAEMSFLRRVAGLSLRDRVRSSVIRRGLRVEPLLLRIERSQMRWLGHLIRMPPGRLPGEVFRACPTGRRPRGRPRTRWRDYVSRLAWERLGVPPEELDEVAGEREVWVSLLRLLPPRPDSGSSGR encoded by the coding sequence gcgcagccagggcgttgagggcgtccggttcggtgacctcaggattaggtctctgctttttgcggatgatgtggttctgttggcctcatcgagccgtgaccttcagctctcactggagcagttcgcagccgagtgcgaagcggctgggatgagaatcagcacctccaaatccgagaccatggttctcagccggaaaagggtagagtgctctctccgggttggggatggggtcctcccccaagtggaggagtttaagtatctcgggatcttgttcacgagtgggggaacgatggagcgggagatcgacaggcggatcggtgcggcgtcagcagtcatgcgggccctgcatcggtctgtcatggtgaagagagagctgagccaaaaggcgaagctctcgatttaccagtcgatctacgttcctaccctcacctatggtcatgagctttgggtagtgaccgaaagaacgagatcgcgggtacaagcggccgaaatgagtttcctccgcagggtggctgggctctcccttagagatagggtgaggagctcagtcattcggaggggactcagagtagagccgctgctcctccgcatcgagaggagccagatgaggtggctcgggcatctgatcaggatgcctccgggacgtctccctggggaggtattccgggcatgtcccactgggaggaggccccggggaagacccaggacacgctggagagactatgtctctcggctggcctgggaacgcctcggggtccccccagaggagctagacgaagtggccggggagagggaagtctgggtctccctgctgaggctgctgcccccgcgacccgactccggatcaagcgggagatga